The sequence GGAGGGCAAGGAGGTTCATGTGCCGGGCACGGCCGACACGGGTGGACGAAACCTGCATTCCGCGATCAACGACCTCGTCGTCCGCGTGATGCAGGAATACACGGGGCGAGGCGCGACGCGCGCCCGCACGGTGCTGTCTCCCGACACCGTCATGGTCCTGCTGGAGGACACCTTGACGAAGGGCGAGCAGACGCTCGTCGAGCACGGGCGGACCGAGGAGGTCCTGTCGATCCGCCGCACGTTCCAGCAGGCGATGAGCGCCGAGCTCACCGCCGAGGTCGAGCGGCTGACGGGCCGCGAGGTCATCGCGTTCCTGAGCGCCAACCACGTCGAGCCCGACTACTCCGCCGAGATCTTCGTGCTCGGCAGCCGGCGGGCGGCCGGGACGGCCGACCCGGGCGTGCACGGCGACAGCACGCCGGCCGACGCCTGAGGGCGCGGCGGCGGCCCGGCGGGCGGCGCCCCCGGCCGGGGGCGCCGCGGCGCCCCCGACGCTCAGCGGTGCCGGTGCTCGACGGCGTCGCCGTCCGCGATCAGCAGCTCGCGGACGAGCTCGGGGGCGAACAGCCCGTGGTCGACGACGCCCGGGGTGGCGTCCAGGCGCGCGGCGAGCGCGCGGGGGTCGGTCAGGTCGGCCGGCAGGTCGGCCAGGACGCCGCCGTCCGCGGTCGGCGGCGCGTCCCGCAGCACCGCGCCCGGCAGGTGCGCGAGCGTGGCCGCCAGCCCGAACGGCTGCAGCTCGAGCGGCACGGCGCGCGTCAGCCGCGGCACGAGCTTCGACGCGCCGACGACGCACAGGAAGCGGTCGGCCGCCGCGATCAGGATGCGCTCGCGGGTGTGGGCGCCGCCGCCGCCCTTGATCGCCCAGCCGTCCGGAGCCACCTCGTCCGCGCCGTCGATCGCCAGCGCGTAGCGGTCGTGGTCCGCGGCGTCGACCACCGTCAGCCCCGCCCCCTGCGCGGCGGCCTCGGTGGCCGGCGACGCGACGGCGAAGCGGGCCCGAGACCCGCGCTCGCCCAGCGCCGCGGCCACGCGCGCGACCGTCGACCC comes from Patulibacter sp. SYSU D01012 and encodes:
- a CDS encoding Na-translocating system protein MpsC family protein; the protein is MPPSGGSRRGTCVHPWPLAVLLGRGDAPFPEEGKEVHVPGTADTGGRNLHSAINDLVVRVMQEYTGRGATRARTVLSPDTVMVLLEDTLTKGEQTLVEHGRTEEVLSIRRTFQQAMSAELTAEVERLTGREVIAFLSANHVEPDYSAEIFVLGSRRAAGTADPGVHGDSTPADA
- the rpiA gene encoding ribose 5-phosphate isomerase A; amino-acid sequence: MAARDEHEKVVVARAAAALVEDGTLVALGSGSTVARVAAALGERGSRARFAVASPATEAAAQGAGLTVVDAADHDRYALAIDGADEVAPDGWAIKGGGGAHTRERILIAAADRFLCVVGASKLVPRLTRAVPLELQPFGLAATLAHLPGAVLRDAPPTADGGVLADLPADLTDPRALAARLDATPGVVDHGLFAPELVRELLIADGDAVEHRHR